From a single Aggregatilinea lenta genomic region:
- a CDS encoding class I SAM-dependent methyltransferase yields MKQRRSSNPSTGLFFDAANIAPGERVLLLHADDPGLARWALARSDQVIAFPPSYRAQAQLEALAGLALDTGVYPSAAHGPADVVLLALPKGREHTQAYLWTAAEALRPGGRLYLAGPNATGAKSAIKDAAAVFGSAPVLMFKSSHRIALASRPETIRVPDEWANIAPWAEQTREIARPEGTYTVVTMPGVFSWDHLDAGTALLLDHLDVKPDMRVLDIGCGYGILGMAAAQAGAQAALIDDDLLAVRCARASVEANKLADRCTVYAGDMTSAVRGQKFDLVISNPPFHKGIETTTAPAQRLVRAAFDVLRAGGRLRLVANRFLAYMDPLRETFGDAQVVAETGQFVILEAVRGEQ; encoded by the coding sequence ATGAAACAGCGCCGTTCGTCCAACCCGTCTACGGGCCTGTTCTTCGACGCCGCGAACATCGCACCCGGCGAGCGCGTCCTGCTGCTGCACGCCGACGATCCCGGTCTGGCGCGCTGGGCGCTGGCGCGCAGCGATCAGGTGATCGCGTTCCCGCCGAGTTACCGCGCGCAGGCGCAGTTGGAGGCCCTCGCAGGGCTGGCGCTCGACACGGGCGTGTATCCGAGCGCGGCGCACGGCCCGGCGGACGTCGTGCTGCTGGCGCTGCCGAAGGGCCGCGAGCACACGCAGGCGTATTTGTGGACGGCAGCGGAGGCGCTGCGTCCCGGCGGGCGGCTGTACCTGGCGGGTCCGAACGCGACGGGGGCCAAGTCCGCGATCAAGGACGCGGCGGCGGTGTTCGGCAGCGCGCCCGTGCTGATGTTCAAGAGCAGCCACCGCATCGCGCTCGCCTCGCGCCCGGAGACGATCCGCGTGCCGGACGAATGGGCCAACATCGCGCCCTGGGCCGAACAAACGCGCGAGATCGCGCGTCCTGAAGGCACGTACACCGTCGTGACGATGCCCGGCGTGTTCAGCTGGGATCATCTGGACGCGGGCACGGCGCTGCTGCTCGATCACCTGGATGTGAAGCCGGACATGCGCGTGCTGGACATCGGTTGCGGCTACGGCATCCTGGGCATGGCGGCGGCGCAGGCCGGCGCGCAGGCGGCGCTGATCGACGACGATCTACTGGCGGTGCGCTGCGCGCGGGCGAGCGTCGAGGCGAATAAGCTCGCAGATCGCTGCACGGTCTACGCGGGCGACATGACGAGCGCCGTACGCGGGCAGAAGTTTGATCTGGTGATCTCCAACCCGCCGTTCCACAAGGGCATCGAAACAACGACCGCCCCGGCGCAGCGACTGGTGCGCGCCGCGTTCGACGTACTGCGCGCGGGGGGACGTCTGCGGCTGGTGGCGAACCGATTCCTGGCGTACATGGACCCGCTGCGCGAAACGTTCGGGGACGCGCAGGTCGTCGCGGAGACGGGCCAGTTCGTGATCCTGGAGGCTGTGCGCGGCGAGCAGTAG
- the lpdA gene encoding dihydrolipoyl dehydrogenase, with protein sequence MAKEYDVVVLGAGPGGYVAAIRSAQLGLKAAIVEKEWWGGVCLNVGCIPSKALLRNAELAHIIQHRMQEFGFTVNGDVSLDYSVAFDRSRKVSGRLVKGVKGLMKKNKIDTYEGWGTIKDKSTIEVALNDGGSETLSTKNLIVATGATTAMLPNTQKSENVITYLEAILADKLPKSIIIAGAGAIGIELGYVMRSYGVDVTIVEFLPRILPLEDAEVTAELEKQYKKLGFKIMTNTRVESIEDTGSGVRVTVRQGDGEPQVLEAEKALQAIGFRPRLEGYGLENIQGLEITERPKAIQVDERMATNVEGVWAIGDVTGKLMLAHVGSAQGIIAAENIAGVETTTLDYRMMPRAVYCQPQVASFGYTEEQAREAGFDVNVAKFPFMANGKALGLGEGIGFVKVISDKQYGELLGAAMIGPDVTELLPELTLAQKWELTAHEIGRNVHAHPTLSETLMEVADGLEGHMINF encoded by the coding sequence ATGGCAAAAGAATACGATGTGGTGGTACTGGGAGCAGGCCCAGGCGGATATGTGGCTGCCATTCGGAGCGCCCAGCTTGGCCTGAAAGCAGCCATCGTCGAAAAAGAATGGTGGGGCGGCGTGTGCCTCAACGTAGGCTGTATTCCCTCCAAAGCGCTGCTGCGCAACGCGGAGCTGGCGCACATCATCCAGCACCGCATGCAGGAATTCGGCTTCACGGTCAACGGCGACGTCTCGCTGGATTACAGCGTGGCCTTCGACCGCAGCCGCAAGGTGTCGGGTCGCCTCGTCAAGGGCGTGAAGGGCCTGATGAAGAAGAACAAGATCGACACCTACGAAGGCTGGGGCACGATCAAGGACAAGTCCACCATCGAGGTGGCGCTGAACGACGGCGGCAGCGAAACGCTGAGCACCAAGAACCTGATCGTGGCAACCGGCGCGACGACGGCCATGCTGCCCAACACGCAGAAATCCGAGAACGTGATCACGTACCTCGAAGCGATTTTGGCCGACAAGCTGCCCAAGAGCATCATCATCGCCGGGGCAGGCGCGATTGGCATCGAGTTGGGCTACGTGATGCGCAGCTACGGCGTCGACGTGACCATCGTCGAGTTCCTGCCGCGCATCCTGCCGCTGGAAGACGCCGAGGTCACAGCGGAGCTTGAGAAGCAGTACAAGAAGCTCGGCTTCAAGATCATGACCAACACGCGCGTCGAGTCGATCGAGGACACGGGCAGCGGCGTGCGCGTCACCGTGCGCCAGGGCGACGGCGAGCCGCAGGTGCTCGAAGCGGAAAAGGCGCTGCAAGCGATTGGCTTCCGCCCGCGCCTGGAGGGCTACGGCCTGGAAAACATCCAGGGCCTGGAGATCACCGAGCGGCCCAAGGCGATCCAGGTGGACGAGCGCATGGCAACTAACGTCGAGGGCGTGTGGGCCATCGGCGACGTGACCGGTAAGCTGATGCTGGCGCACGTCGGCAGCGCGCAGGGCATCATCGCCGCCGAAAACATCGCCGGGGTGGAAACCACCACGCTCGATTACCGCATGATGCCGCGCGCCGTGTACTGCCAGCCACAGGTCGCCAGCTTCGGCTATACCGAAGAGCAGGCGCGCGAGGCGGGTTTCGACGTGAACGTGGCGAAGTTCCCGTTCATGGCGAACGGCAAGGCGCTGGGCCTGGGTGAAGGCATCGGCTTCGTCAAGGTGATCAGCGACAAGCAGTACGGCGAGCTGCTGGGCGCGGCAATGATCGGCCCGGACGTGACCGAGCTGCTGCCGGAACTGACGCTCGCGCAGAAGTGGGAGCTGACCGCGCACGAGATCGGGCGCAACGTGCACGCTCACCCGACGCTGTCCGAAACGCTGATGGAAGTGGCGGATGGCCTCGAAGGGCACATGATCAATTTCTAA
- a CDS encoding VOC family protein, with the protein MLKIAVFGFFQPDQTRVNPLRAPQPARLSASTDDFMRAIAAQVPDAPKGYASGAPCFVKLSGIIAEPVYVQSLSDRMAPGAGLLNCDGYVAIVDAVKILAPRTIEAALRRLHEQHPRAHIIIAAGRQNDPDALSSDEIREVLGLHPDLPVYPYVPDEPKTAQRLIRRLARYISDPARNVPPIFAGMELPIEPAPAPAEAISSAPPAPAEPHIHGLDHTALAVSDTTRALDFYRGLLGFRVVGEKVLADGTTITFVNLGRSLLGLYAAPDAGAESETRPRVGAGHVVLRVVGLDDIADQLICADVPCLLDPDEVAGRRMAYFADPDGNVVGLVEGDPGFKRR; encoded by the coding sequence ATGCTCAAAATCGCCGTATTCGGGTTCTTCCAGCCCGATCAAACCCGCGTGAATCCGCTCCGCGCCCCGCAGCCCGCGCGCCTGTCCGCCAGCACCGACGACTTCATGCGCGCGATTGCGGCACAGGTCCCAGACGCGCCCAAGGGCTATGCGTCGGGCGCGCCGTGCTTCGTCAAGCTGAGCGGGATCATCGCGGAGCCGGTGTACGTGCAATCGCTAAGCGACCGGATGGCGCCCGGCGCGGGTCTGTTGAACTGCGACGGCTACGTCGCCATCGTGGACGCGGTGAAGATCCTCGCGCCGCGTACCATCGAAGCGGCGCTGCGACGACTGCACGAGCAGCATCCACGCGCGCACATCATCATCGCGGCGGGGCGGCAGAACGACCCGGACGCGCTCTCGTCGGACGAGATCCGCGAAGTCCTGGGCCTGCACCCCGACCTACCGGTCTATCCCTATGTGCCCGACGAGCCAAAGACGGCCCAACGCCTGATCCGGCGGCTGGCGCGCTACATCAGCGATCCGGCGCGCAACGTGCCGCCCATCTTTGCGGGCATGGAGCTGCCCATCGAACCGGCCCCCGCACCCGCCGAGGCGATCTCGTCTGCGCCACCTGCCCCGGCAGAGCCGCACATTCACGGGCTGGATCACACCGCGCTGGCTGTGAGCGACACGACGCGCGCGCTCGACTTTTACCGGGGCCTGCTGGGCTTCCGCGTCGTCGGGGAGAAGGTGCTGGCGGACGGTACGACGATCACGTTCGTCAACCTGGGCCGCAGCCTGCTGGGGCTGTACGCCGCGCCGGACGCCGGAGCCGAGAGCGAGACGCGTCCGCGCGTGGGCGCGGGGCACGTCGTGCTGCGCGTGGTGGGGCTGGACGACATCGCGGATCAGCTCATCTGCGCGGACGTGCCCTGCCTGCTCGACCCGGACGAGGTCGCCGGGCGGCGCATGGCCTACTTCGCCGATCCCGACGGCAACGTCGTGGGGCTGGTCGAGGGCGATCCGGGCTTCAAGCGGCGGTAA
- a CDS encoding class I SAM-dependent methyltransferase has translation MHTESDATPSPRRPSWHERLFASLIASESTGRSHYYEARKRALLGDLHGDVLEIGPGTGANLTYYPADVRWLGIDPNPAMFPYVQREAQRLGLSIQLREGQAEHLDVPDSSLDAVVSTQVLCSVTNPQRSLREIVRVLKPGGRFVFIEHVAAPRGSGRRRWQRIVRPLWQVMSDACHVDRETGAAIEHAGFSSVHLDHFHLDIPIVGPHIAGFAIK, from the coding sequence ATGCACACCGAATCTGATGCGACCCCGTCCCCGCGCCGTCCGAGTTGGCACGAGCGTCTGTTTGCGTCACTGATCGCCTCCGAAAGCACGGGCCGCTCGCATTATTACGAGGCGCGCAAGCGTGCCCTATTGGGCGACCTTCACGGCGACGTGCTGGAAATCGGCCCTGGGACCGGGGCGAACCTGACCTATTATCCCGCCGACGTGCGCTGGCTCGGCATCGATCCCAACCCGGCGATGTTCCCCTACGTGCAGCGCGAGGCGCAGCGGCTGGGTCTGAGCATCCAACTGCGCGAAGGCCAGGCCGAACATCTTGACGTGCCGGACAGCAGTCTGGACGCTGTGGTCAGCACGCAGGTGCTGTGCTCCGTGACCAATCCGCAGCGCAGCCTCCGCGAGATTGTGCGCGTGCTCAAACCGGGCGGGCGCTTCGTCTTCATCGAGCACGTCGCCGCTCCGCGCGGCAGCGGACGCCGCCGCTGGCAGCGCATCGTGCGGCCCCTCTGGCAAGTAATGAGCGATGCCTGTCACGTCGATCGGGAAACCGGGGCGGCTATCGAGCACGCGGGTTTTAGCAGCGTGCACCTGGATCACTTCCACCTGGATATTCCCATTGTCGGACCGCATATTGCGGGGTTTGCGATCAAATAG
- a CDS encoding serine/threonine-protein kinase — MTDLSGTHIGQYELLEVVGKGGMATVYRAYQPSMHREVAIKIIAPGLASDPEFMARFEREAQIIARLQHPHILPVYDFGRDESNAYLVMRLMDGGHLAAELDGPLKPERVVELTRQIGSALDYAHRRGIVHRDLKPTNILLDEMGNAYLTDFGIAKMVAGTATTGLTAPGAVMGTPTYMAPEQWRAQPVDGRTDVYALGVIVYQMLLGQTPFSAETPHGLMYQHLDVEPPAPHTLQPDLPMSIEPVISKVLAKDPEDRYASAGAFAEALDGALNAPVRLPEQTDFEAHRAALDLVAAGEPEGTGETELEPEPASTGTYERMLDQEVEDELMAGATTGEALDLQPTIPPTGAMPLSDSAATVQSPPAYTPPPPYQPPLYREDAPAYQPPAEPYVEAPQPAINRGLLLGGLAAAGVVVIVILVVLVSLLGGGDDGQGAGPTSPPEPTITPTAEFRPAASIQSPTSGPTITLGDSVTIEFTAQDSRNPITRVELRRFDRVLDSVDVSNQSSYTGSFTYTPDSTGRHTVAVVPWSNGIMGDSASLTITVQ; from the coding sequence ATGACCGATCTTTCTGGAACGCACATCGGACAGTACGAGCTGCTTGAAGTGGTCGGCAAGGGCGGCATGGCGACGGTCTACCGCGCCTACCAGCCGTCCATGCACCGCGAGGTGGCGATCAAGATCATCGCGCCCGGCCTTGCCAGCGATCCCGAATTTATGGCCCGGTTTGAGCGCGAGGCGCAGATCATCGCGCGGCTCCAGCATCCGCACATTCTGCCCGTCTACGACTTCGGACGTGACGAGAGCAACGCGTATCTCGTCATGCGGCTGATGGACGGCGGGCATCTGGCGGCAGAACTGGACGGGCCGCTCAAGCCGGAGCGGGTGGTCGAGCTGACGCGGCAGATCGGGTCGGCGCTGGATTATGCGCATCGCCGGGGCATCGTGCACCGCGACCTGAAGCCGACCAATATCCTGCTCGACGAGATGGGCAACGCCTACTTGACCGACTTTGGCATCGCCAAGATGGTCGCGGGGACTGCCACCACCGGTCTGACCGCGCCCGGCGCGGTGATGGGCACACCCACCTACATGGCCCCGGAGCAGTGGCGTGCGCAGCCCGTGGACGGGCGCACCGACGTCTATGCGCTGGGCGTGATCGTGTACCAGATGCTGCTCGGCCAGACGCCGTTTTCCGCCGAGACGCCGCACGGCCTGATGTACCAGCACCTCGACGTGGAGCCGCCCGCGCCGCATACGCTCCAGCCCGACCTGCCCATGAGCATCGAGCCGGTGATCAGCAAGGTGCTTGCTAAGGACCCGGAGGATCGCTATGCGTCCGCCGGAGCGTTTGCCGAGGCGCTCGACGGCGCGTTGAATGCGCCCGTACGCCTGCCGGAGCAGACCGACTTCGAGGCGCACCGCGCCGCGCTGGATCTCGTTGCGGCGGGCGAGCCGGAAGGGACCGGCGAAACCGAGCTGGAGCCGGAACCTGCCAGCACGGGGACCTACGAGCGCATGCTGGACCAGGAGGTCGAGGACGAGCTGATGGCGGGCGCGACCACGGGCGAGGCGCTGGATCTCCAGCCGACGATCCCACCGACGGGCGCGATGCCACTCTCTGACAGCGCCGCGACGGTGCAGTCCCCGCCTGCCTACACGCCTCCGCCACCGTACCAGCCGCCGCTTTACCGCGAGGATGCGCCCGCTTATCAGCCGCCCGCCGAGCCGTATGTTGAAGCGCCCCAGCCCGCGATCAACCGAGGGCTGCTGCTGGGTGGCCTTGCGGCGGCGGGTGTGGTGGTGATCGTGATCCTGGTCGTGCTGGTCAGTCTGCTTGGTGGTGGCGACGATGGGCAGGGGGCCGGGCCGACCAGCCCGCCGGAACCGACCATCACGCCCACGGCGGAGTTCCGCCCTGCCGCGTCGATCCAGTCCCCGACCAGCGGCCCAACGATCACTCTGGGCGACAGCGTGACGATCGAGTTCACGGCGCAGGACAGCCGCAACCCGATCACGCGCGTGGAGCTGCGACGCTTCGACCGCGTGCTGGATTCGGTGGACGTGAGCAACCAGAGCAGCTACACCGGCTCGTTCACCTATACACCGGACAGCACGGGCCGCCATACCGTCGCGGTCGTGCCGTGGAGCAACGGCATCATGGGCGACTCGGCCAGCCTGACGATCACCGTTCAATAG
- a CDS encoding ABC transporter permease, translating to MAGAEDALPLSLKSGSSPRSNPWIDAWRLFRRNRAAMVALFILIGIVFIALTANVWTDLGLLDGRTGASARHTINPLGLASVDPFPDPGTCARDNQARSPYWCAWLEPDALAVVNDSYCSTPAPTTQRQWCFLLGGDNQGKDWLSQTVYGAQISLTVGFVGAIMSLVLGLVYGIVSGYYGGSIDNLMMRFVDFMYGFPDLVMIILLQVFFTQIAREYQNKEGTGLLWSILQLNKSMGGLLFLFVALGALSWIGTARLARGQVLSYREKEFVEAARAVGASDRRIIFVHLLPNVIGPLIVAETLAIPGFIFTEAFLSFIGLGVQPGIPSWGAMISRVREEGGLRSNRHILLLPSAALVVTTLAFNFLGDGLRDAFDPRLRGT from the coding sequence ATGGCTGGCGCAGAAGACGCCCTCCCTCTTTCACTCAAGTCCGGCTCTAGCCCGCGATCGAACCCCTGGATCGACGCCTGGCGCCTGTTCCGCCGCAATCGGGCCGCAATGGTCGCCCTGTTTATCCTGATCGGCATCGTGTTCATCGCCCTCACAGCCAACGTGTGGACCGACCTCGGCCTGCTGGATGGCCGCACCGGGGCCAGCGCGCGCCACACGATCAACCCGCTCGGTCTGGCGTCGGTCGATCCGTTCCCCGATCCGGGCACTTGCGCGCGCGATAACCAGGCCCGCAGCCCGTATTGGTGTGCGTGGCTCGAACCCGACGCGCTGGCCGTGGTGAACGACAGTTACTGCTCCACGCCCGCCCCGACCACGCAGCGCCAGTGGTGCTTCTTGCTCGGCGGCGACAACCAGGGTAAGGACTGGCTCTCGCAGACCGTCTACGGCGCGCAGATCTCGCTGACGGTCGGCTTCGTGGGCGCGATCATGAGCCTGGTGCTGGGGCTGGTCTATGGCATCGTCTCCGGCTACTACGGCGGCAGCATCGATAACCTGATGATGCGCTTCGTCGACTTTATGTACGGCTTCCCGGATCTGGTGATGATCATCCTGCTGCAGGTGTTCTTCACGCAGATCGCGCGCGAGTATCAGAACAAGGAGGGCACCGGCCTGTTATGGTCGATCCTCCAACTGAACAAAAGCATGGGCGGGCTGCTGTTCCTGTTCGTCGCCCTGGGCGCGCTGAGCTGGATCGGCACGGCGCGGCTGGCGCGCGGCCAGGTGCTCTCGTACCGCGAAAAGGAATTCGTCGAGGCCGCGCGCGCGGTGGGCGCCAGCGACCGGCGCATCATCTTCGTGCACCTGCTGCCCAACGTCATCGGTCCGCTGATCGTGGCCGAAACGCTGGCGATCCCCGGCTTCATCTTCACCGAGGCGTTCCTGAGCTTCATCGGGCTGGGTGTGCAGCCCGGCATCCCCAGTTGGGGCGCGATGATCAGCCGCGTGCGCGAGGAGGGCGGGTTGCGGTCCAACCGGCACATCCTGCTCCTGCCCAGCGCGGCGCTGGTGGTCACGACGCTGGCGTTCAACTTCCTGGGCGACGGCCTGCGCGATGCCTTCGATCCGCGTCTGCGCGGGACGTAG
- a CDS encoding FHA domain-containing protein: MNVCPNCKQPNREGEVFCQACGMALAPVPLTTRSISEHREHCLDCLGASGVILLQPEGADEPVAIRIQREVLLGRTNEGETGVTPLDLSPYGAMEKGVSRHHARLMRDDRSIYLIDMRSTNGTLLNGEPLPASVEWRVRDGDEIVLGHLKLAIYFDPD; encoded by the coding sequence ATGAATGTGTGTCCGAACTGCAAGCAGCCCAACCGCGAGGGCGAGGTCTTCTGCCAGGCCTGTGGTATGGCGCTGGCGCCCGTGCCGCTGACGACGCGGTCCATCAGCGAGCACCGCGAGCACTGCTTGGACTGCCTCGGCGCCAGCGGCGTGATCCTGCTCCAGCCCGAAGGCGCGGATGAGCCGGTCGCCATTCGCATCCAGCGCGAGGTACTGCTGGGCCGTACGAACGAGGGCGAGACGGGCGTCACGCCGCTCGATCTGTCGCCCTACGGCGCGATGGAAAAAGGCGTCTCGCGCCACCATGCGCGGCTGATGCGCGACGACCGCTCGATTTACCTGATCGACATGCGCAGCACCAACGGCACGCTGCTCAACGGCGAGCCGCTGCCTGCCTCGGTCGAGTGGCGTGTGCGCGACGGCGACGAGATCGTGCTGGGACACCTGAAGCTCGCGATCTACTTCGACCCGGACTGA
- a CDS encoding histidinol-phosphatase HisJ family protein gives MSRITPSNGLFPMDYHMHTHHSCDAHHTMADMAQVALARGIREIAFTEHFDPKPEDMCAGCYDPAPYFAELDEVRHQFAPLGLTIRAGLEAGEYHLYTDTIQPVLDAWPYDYVLGSLHWVGDHSVFDAAYFQASAAEETAAGYFTELARLARHGGFDVLSHADVIKRTSYRVYGHFDIADWEDLVRPVWQACIDNGIGIEINTSGLRLAVSQTQPSLPALKWYHDMGGELLTLGSDSHRPEHVGFELATAMDLAREAGFTRLCTYERRQVAQWIAL, from the coding sequence ATGTCTCGTATTACACCCTCCAACGGGCTTTTCCCGATGGATTATCACATGCACACCCATCACAGTTGTGATGCGCACCATACGATGGCCGACATGGCGCAGGTTGCGCTGGCGCGCGGCATCCGCGAGATCGCCTTCACCGAGCACTTCGATCCCAAGCCAGAAGACATGTGCGCGGGCTGCTACGACCCTGCGCCGTATTTCGCCGAGCTGGACGAGGTCCGGCACCAGTTCGCGCCGCTGGGCCTGACCATCCGCGCAGGGCTGGAGGCCGGGGAATATCACCTGTACACGGATACCATCCAGCCGGTGCTGGACGCGTGGCCCTATGACTACGTGCTGGGCAGCCTGCATTGGGTGGGCGACCACAGCGTGTTCGACGCCGCCTACTTCCAGGCCAGTGCCGCCGAGGAGACTGCCGCCGGATACTTCACCGAGCTTGCGCGGCTGGCCCGGCACGGCGGCTTCGACGTGCTCTCCCACGCGGACGTGATCAAGCGCACCAGCTACCGCGTCTATGGCCACTTCGACATTGCCGACTGGGAAGATCTCGTGCGGCCCGTGTGGCAGGCATGCATCGACAACGGCATCGGCATCGAGATCAACACGTCCGGGCTGCGGCTTGCGGTCAGCCAGACGCAGCCCTCGCTCCCGGCGCTGAAGTGGTATCACGATATGGGCGGGGAACTGCTGACATTGGGCAGCGACAGCCACCGCCCGGAGCACGTCGGCTTCGAGCTGGCGACGGCGATGGATCTGGCGCGCGAGGCCGGGTTCACGCGGCTGTGCACGTACGAGCGGCGGCAGGTCGCGCAGTGGATCGCGCTCTAG
- the msrB gene encoding peptide-methionine (R)-S-oxide reductase MsrB has product MVDKIQKSDEEWRRKLSPEEYAVLRQAATERPFTGEFVHNKTDGVYRCGACGQALFSSDTKFESGSGWPSFWDVVNEGSVELREDRSHGMRRTEVVCSRCGSHLGHLFDDGPSETTGLRYCINSVALDFDPKGSDSD; this is encoded by the coding sequence ATGGTGGACAAGATTCAAAAGTCGGATGAAGAATGGCGGCGCAAACTGTCACCGGAGGAATACGCGGTGCTGCGCCAGGCGGCAACCGAGCGCCCATTCACGGGCGAATTTGTGCATAACAAGACCGACGGCGTCTACCGCTGCGGCGCGTGTGGGCAGGCGCTGTTCTCGTCGGATACCAAGTTCGAGTCCGGATCGGGCTGGCCGAGCTTCTGGGACGTGGTCAACGAAGGCAGCGTCGAGCTGCGCGAGGATCGCAGCCACGGGATGCGCCGCACCGAGGTGGTGTGCAGCCGCTGCGGGTCGCACCTAGGGCACCTGTTCGACGACGGCCCCAGCGAGACCACCGGCCTGCGCTACTGCATCAATTCGGTTGCGCTGGACTTCGACCCGAAAGGCAGCGACTCCGACTAA